A stretch of Anolis sagrei isolate rAnoSag1 chromosome X, rAnoSag1.mat, whole genome shotgun sequence DNA encodes these proteins:
- the LOC132781463 gene encoding potassium voltage-gated channel subfamily V member 2-like, protein MAGQRRRAVSLSSNLKIGDYRRCCLTPAEEELYIPFAQDKLVKPWRSLHNVSGGVHTVRRGRSSNLNLNVGGRRFQISYAAAARHPTTRLGRLAVATQPSQRAALCDDYSVPENEFFFDRDPVVFLYVFHFYRSGVMWVMEELCPSNFAEEVAYWGLHMKHAQRCCRILFEEKQDELAEYLKIQRELEAELEPVEREEHFEGKFLGEIRKAIWNLIENPYSSIPAKVIAILSSFFVLISIVGMTLSTVEEMQHKASKRCMQQLETVCAIFFTLEYLMRLVSTSTFRQFLRAAFSAIDLVAILPFYVQLLFENLGEAEGDYHEELHKMRSVGKLGKVLKLIKLMRIFRILKLARHSTGLRAFGFTLRQCYQQVCCLFLFIAMGVFTFSALMHSVEHDVPGTNFTSIPDAWWWAAVSLSTVGYGDTVPDTLLGRMVAFGCISFGIILNGMPISILYNKFSDYYAKLKSHEVQATGSLKAARQLHLKERAWKKFAETCCAEYSNHEGTGPTTRRLEPPHLSHPLHHPPPPPTPVVRQPPPTPRAPRTPMGRRLDYPVPHPHHEYLDHHPAHLTPLSGHPTPPPPYVFPPPALQRHRSRKRAEGGVLLHHHRGASP, encoded by the exons ATGGCGGGGCAGCGGCGGAGAGCAGTCAGCCTGTCGTCCAACCTGAAGATCGGGGACTACCGGCGATGCTGCTTGACGCCGGCTGAGGAAGAGCTGTACATCCCCTTTGCACAGGACAAGCTGGTCAAGCCCTGGCGCTCCCTGCACAACGTCTCCGGCGGGGTTCACACCGTGCGGCGCGGGCGCAGCAGCAACTTGAACCTCAATGTTGGCGGTCGGCGCTTCCAGATCTCGTACGCGGCGGCTGCCCGGCATCCGACAACCCGCCTGGGCCGCCTTGCTGTCGCAACGCAACCGTCGCAGCGGGCAGCCTTGTGCGACGACTACTCGGTGCCGGAGAATGAGTTCTTCTTTGACCGCGACCCGGTGGTCTTCCTGTACGTCTTCCACTTCTATCGCAGCGGGGTGATGTGGGTGATGGAGGAACTGTGCCCGTCCAACTTCGCGGAGGAGGTGGCCTACTGGGGGCTGCACATGAAGCACGCCCAGCGCTGCTGCCGCATCCTCTTCGAGGAGAAGCAAGATGAGCTGGCTGAGTACTTGAAGATCCAGCGCGAGCTGGAGGCCGAGCTGGAGCCCGTTGAGCGCGAGGAGCACTTTGAGGGCAAGTTCCTCGGTGAAATCCGGAAAGCAATCTGGAACCTGATTGAGAACCCATACTCGTCCATCCCAGCTAAGGTGATCGCCATCCTCTCCAGCTTCTTTGTGCTGATCTCCATCGTGGGCATGACGCTGAGCACGGTGGAGGAGATGCAGCACAAGGCCAGCAAGCGCTGCATGCAGCAGCTGGAGACAGTATGCGCCATCTTCTTCACCCTGGAGTACCTCATGCGGCTGGTATCCACCTCCACCTTCCGGCAGTTCCTTCGGGCTGCCTTCAGCGCCATCGACCTGGTGGCCATCCTGCCCTTCTACGTCCAACTGCTCTTCGAGAACCTGGGTGAGGCCGAGGGCGACTACCACGAGGAGCTGCACAAGATGCGCAGCGTGGGCAAGCTGGGCAAGGTGCTCAAGCTCATCAAGCTCATGCGCATCTTCCGCATCCTCAAGCTGGCCCGCCATTCCACCGGCCTGCGGGCCTTCGGCTTCACCCTGCGCCAGTGCTACCAGCAGGTCTGCTGCCTCTTCCTCTTCATCGCCATGGGCGTCTTCACCTTCTCTGCCCTCATGCACTCCGTTGAGCACGACGTGCCCGGCACCAACTTCACCAGCATCCCCGACGCCTGGTGGTGGGCCGCC GTGAGCCTCTCAACGGTGGGCTATGGGGACACGGTGCCAGACACGCTGCTGGGCCGCATGGTGGCCTTTGGCTGCATCTCCTTCGGCATCATCCTCAACGGGATGCCCATCTCCATCCTCTACAACAAGTTCTCCGACTACTATGCCAAGCTCAAGTCCCACGAGGTGCAGGCCACGGGGTCCCTCAAGGCAGCCCGCCAGCTGCACCTCAAGGAACGCGCCTGGAAGAAGTTTGCTGAGACCTGCTGTGCTGAGTACAGCAACCATGAAGGGACTGGCCCCACGACACGAAGGCTGGAGCCCCCTCACCTCAGCCACCCTTTGCACCACCCCCCACCGCCCCCCACCCCTGTCGTCCGGCAACCGCCCCCCACTCCCCGCGCACCCCGCACCCCCATGGGCCGGCGGCTGGACTACCCGGTCCCACACCCACACCATGAGTACCTGGACCATCACCCAGCCCACCTCACCCCGCTCTCCGGCCACCCCACCCCGCCCCCGCCCTACGTGTTCCCGCCACCCGCCCTCCAGAGGCACCGCTCCAGGAAGAGAGCCGAGGGGGGTGTCCTGCTCCACCACCACAGAGGGGCCAGCCCCTGA